From the genome of Pukyongia salina, one region includes:
- a CDS encoding rod shape-determining protein, with protein MGFFDFLTEEIAIDLGTANTLIIHNDKVVVDAPSIVARDRTTGKIIAVGREANMMQGKTHENIKTIRPLKDGVIADFDASEKMISMFIKDIPALKKKWITPSLRMVICIPSGITEVEMRAVKESAERVNGKEVYLIHEPMAAAIGIGVDIMQPKGNMVVDIGGGTTEIAVIALGGIVCDKSVKIAGDVFTNDIIYYMRTQHNLYVGERTAEKIKIQIGAATEDLELPPEDLAVQGRDLLTGKPKQVQTSYREIAKALDKSILRIEDAVMETLSQTPPELAADIYNTGIYLAGGGSMLRGLDKRLSQKTDLPVYIAEDPLRAVVRGTGICLKNLNKYKSVLIK; from the coding sequence ATGGGATTTTTTGATTTCCTAACCGAAGAAATAGCAATCGACCTGGGTACCGCCAATACCTTAATTATTCATAATGATAAGGTGGTTGTCGATGCTCCTTCTATTGTTGCCCGCGACCGAACCACCGGAAAGATCATCGCTGTGGGGCGCGAGGCAAATATGATGCAGGGAAAAACCCATGAGAACATAAAGACTATCCGACCATTAAAAGACGGCGTTATAGCAGATTTCGATGCCAGCGAGAAGATGATCAGTATGTTTATCAAGGATATTCCAGCCTTAAAGAAAAAATGGATCACACCCTCCCTACGGATGGTGATTTGTATCCCCAGCGGTATCACTGAAGTTGAAATGCGTGCGGTTAAAGAAAGTGCCGAACGTGTAAATGGAAAAGAAGTATATCTTATTCACGAACCCATGGCGGCGGCGATCGGGATTGGTGTTGACATCATGCAACCCAAGGGAAATATGGTGGTAGATATTGGAGGAGGAACAACCGAAATTGCGGTAATTGCTTTAGGAGGAATAGTTTGTGATAAATCTGTGAAGATCGCAGGTGACGTTTTCACAAACGATATCATTTATTATATGCGCACTCAGCATAATTTATATGTAGGAGAGCGAACCGCCGAAAAGATTAAGATACAAATAGGAGCGGCTACCGAAGACCTGGAGCTTCCTCCGGAAGACCTTGCCGTACAGGGAAGGGATCTACTCACCGGAAAACCGAAGCAGGTACAAACTTCTTACAGGGAAATAGCAAAGGCATTGGATAAGTCTATTCTGCGAATAGAAGATGCTGTAATGGAAACCCTGTCTCAAACTCCCCCGGAGTTGGCTGCAGATATCTATAATACCGGGATCTATCTTGCCGGTGGAGGTTCTATGCTGCGCGGACTGGACAAAAGACTTTCTCAGAAAACAGATCTCCCGGTCTATATAGCCGAAGATCCTTTACGAGCCGTGGTTCGTGGAACAGGGATCTGTTTGAAAAACCTCAACAAATACAAGAGTGTGTTGATAAAATAG
- the purH gene encoding bifunctional phosphoribosylaminoimidazolecarboxamide formyltransferase/IMP cyclohydrolase, with amino-acid sequence MHNSKKIKSALISVFHKDGLAPIVKKLDALGVRIYSTGGTQKFINDLGVEVVPVEEVTDYPSILGGRVKTLHPKVFGGILNRQDNESDVAEMEQYEIPQLDLVIVDLYPFEKTVASGAAEQDIIEKIDIGGISLIRAAAKNFKDTLCVSSMEDYDDLLELLNQGNGETSFEDRRKFAARSFNISSHYDTAIFNYFNSDHSIASLKISEMKGKVLRYGENPHQKGYFFGDFDAMFDKLHGKELSYNNLLDVDAAVNLMSEFEGEAPTFAILKHNNACGIAQRDTVRQAYVDALAGDPVSAFGGILISNTEIDAATANEIHTLFCEVVIAPSYSEEALEILKGKKNRIILVQKAAKLPETITRTCLNGALVQDRDHITDSAENLSHATNNKPTDSELEDLLFASKICKHTKSNTIVLAKGKQLCASGTGQTSRVDALRQAIEKAKSFNFDLNGAVMASDAFFPFPDCVEIANKAGITSVIQPGGSIKDQLSIDYCNENKMAMVFTGTRHFKH; translated from the coding sequence ATGCATAATTCTAAAAAGATCAAATCGGCACTCATTTCAGTATTTCATAAAGACGGCCTCGCGCCAATTGTAAAAAAGCTGGATGCTTTGGGTGTACGGATCTATTCAACCGGTGGAACCCAGAAGTTTATAAATGATCTTGGTGTGGAGGTTGTTCCTGTAGAAGAAGTTACCGACTACCCTTCTATACTCGGTGGAAGAGTAAAGACCCTTCATCCCAAAGTATTTGGAGGTATCTTAAACCGGCAGGATAATGAAAGTGATGTTGCCGAAATGGAACAATACGAGATCCCCCAGCTTGACCTGGTGATCGTGGATCTTTATCCATTCGAAAAAACAGTTGCATCCGGGGCTGCTGAGCAGGATATTATAGAGAAGATCGATATTGGCGGCATCTCCCTGATACGAGCAGCAGCTAAGAATTTTAAAGATACTCTTTGTGTTTCTTCCATGGAAGACTACGATGACCTACTTGAACTACTCAACCAAGGAAACGGGGAAACCAGTTTTGAAGATCGCAGGAAATTTGCTGCCAGATCATTCAATATCTCATCGCATTACGATACAGCGATCTTCAATTATTTTAATAGCGACCATTCGATCGCATCGCTTAAGATAAGCGAGATGAAGGGGAAGGTATTGCGTTACGGTGAAAACCCGCATCAGAAAGGGTATTTCTTTGGGGACTTCGATGCGATGTTCGATAAATTGCACGGGAAAGAACTTAGTTATAACAATCTACTGGACGTTGATGCTGCGGTGAATTTAATGTCGGAATTTGAAGGCGAAGCCCCTACTTTTGCTATCCTGAAACATAACAACGCCTGTGGGATCGCACAGCGGGATACAGTTCGACAAGCCTATGTGGATGCCCTGGCGGGTGACCCGGTGTCGGCTTTCGGAGGGATCCTGATCTCCAATACAGAGATCGATGCGGCAACGGCAAATGAGATCCATACCCTATTTTGCGAAGTGGTTATCGCACCGTCATATTCCGAAGAAGCCCTTGAGATCCTAAAAGGAAAGAAGAACCGGATCATACTTGTTCAAAAAGCAGCAAAATTGCCCGAAACCATTACTCGTACCTGCCTTAACGGTGCCTTAGTTCAGGACAGGGATCACATAACAGACAGTGCCGAAAATTTATCTCACGCCACCAACAATAAACCAACCGATAGTGAGTTAGAAGATTTGTTGTTCGCCTCCAAGATCTGTAAACATACCAAGTCTAACACCATCGTTCTGGCCAAAGGAAAACAATTGTGCGCAAGTGGAACGGGGCAAACCTCAAGGGTGGATGCATTGCGACAGGCCATCGAAAAAGCTAAGTCATTCAATTTCGATCTCAATGGAGCCGTAATGGCCAGTGACGCTTTCTTTCCTTTTCCCGATTGTGTGGAGATAGCGAACAAAGCAGGGATCACTTCGGTTATTCAGCCGGGAGGCTCAATAAAAGACCAATTAAGCATCGATTATTGCAACGAAAATAAGATGGCAATGGTATTTACCGGAACGCGTCATTTTAAGCATTAA
- a CDS encoding ABC transporter permease, whose amino-acid sequence MLIYLRIIKESFNFAINALKNNKLRTFLSLVGVTIGIFSIIAVLAAVDSLKKEIEGSISSLDNSTIFMGRFSFGPTEVPRWKWEQFPDVTYEEYQFVKRSVPDVMAASYTLNVPSETIKYEDNSVSNVEIGAVTDEYYEIESLQIANGRFYNESESNSGSHVIVLGDEIAQTLFGSGEAAIGKKIRLYGRKFTVIGVLKKEGSGLFGGSKDTSVFLPVNVIRRIYGDSNKNLFPFIIIKPEQGVDNAEFIAMLKQKMRVHRGLKPDEIDTFFVNQLQGFADFIDNITGQMNIIGLVISGFSLLVGGFGIANIMFVSVKERTNIIGIQKSMGAKNRFILLQFLFEAIILAVIGGLIGLVLVFFGSLIASSFSGDFQFVLSPWNMFIGTAISAAIGLISGILPAISASRLDPVEAIRTGM is encoded by the coding sequence ATGCTTATTTACCTTCGGATAATCAAGGAAAGTTTTAATTTCGCTATTAACGCTCTTAAAAACAATAAGTTGCGAACATTTCTCTCTTTGGTTGGGGTTACCATCGGGATATTTTCCATCATTGCCGTCCTGGCCGCTGTAGATTCGTTAAAGAAGGAGATAGAGGGAAGTATCAGTTCCCTGGATAACAGTACGATCTTCATGGGAAGATTTTCGTTCGGACCTACAGAAGTTCCTCGATGGAAGTGGGAGCAGTTCCCGGATGTTACATACGAAGAATACCAGTTTGTAAAAAGAAGCGTTCCGGATGTGATGGCTGCGTCCTACACCCTCAATGTTCCTTCAGAAACCATAAAATACGAAGATAACTCTGTTAGCAATGTAGAGATTGGGGCAGTTACCGATGAGTATTATGAGATCGAATCCCTGCAAATCGCCAATGGTAGGTTTTACAACGAATCCGAATCCAATAGTGGTAGCCATGTGATCGTTTTGGGAGACGAGATCGCGCAGACCTTGTTTGGTTCCGGAGAAGCGGCAATAGGAAAGAAGATCCGACTTTACGGCAGGAAATTTACCGTAATTGGGGTGCTAAAGAAGGAGGGTTCCGGGCTGTTTGGCGGATCTAAGGATACCTCGGTTTTCTTGCCCGTAAATGTGATTAGAAGGATCTACGGAGATAGTAACAAGAATTTGTTTCCCTTTATCATAATAAAACCTGAACAAGGTGTTGATAATGCCGAATTCATAGCTATGTTAAAACAGAAAATGCGTGTACATCGTGGTTTAAAACCAGATGAGATCGACACATTTTTTGTAAACCAATTACAGGGTTTTGCCGATTTTATTGACAATATCACAGGCCAGATGAATATTATCGGTCTGGTAATAAGTGGCTTTTCGCTATTGGTGGGAGGATTTGGTATTGCCAATATCATGTTTGTGAGTGTGAAGGAACGTACTAACATCATAGGAATTCAAAAGTCCATGGGGGCAAAGAATCGCTTCATTTTACTTCAGTTTTTGTTTGAAGCAATAATCCTTGCAGTAATTGGTGGATTGATAGGCCTGGTTCTTGTTTTCTTTGGATCTCTTATTGCTTCGTCGTTTAGCGGAGATTTCCAGTTTGTACTGTCACCCTGGAATATGTTCATTGGGACAGCAATTTCCGCAGCTATCGGTCTAATATCCGGTATTCTCCCGGCCATTTCAGCATCGCGACTGGACCCTGTAGAAGCTATTCGTACAGGAATGTAA
- a CDS encoding GAF domain-containing protein — MSFHILKKEVEHILSRSDKQLNERLTNICELLQSEIDHYDWVGFYFAEHSTKTLHLKAFAGEPTDHTVIPFGKGICGQVAESHKNFVVPDVKSQDNYIACSLNVKAEIVVPLFKDRVNIGQIDIDSHTPDPFTVEDERFLEWINENVAKNI, encoded by the coding sequence ATGTCATTCCATATCCTAAAAAAAGAAGTAGAACATATTCTGAGTCGATCAGACAAACAGCTCAATGAACGGCTTACCAACATTTGCGAATTACTACAATCAGAGATCGATCATTACGACTGGGTTGGTTTCTATTTTGCCGAACACAGTACAAAAACCCTGCATTTAAAGGCCTTCGCCGGGGAACCCACAGATCACACTGTCATTCCATTTGGGAAAGGTATCTGCGGTCAGGTAGCCGAGAGTCATAAAAATTTTGTGGTGCCGGATGTAAAGTCACAGGACAATTATATTGCTTGTAGTCTAAATGTAAAAGCAGAGATCGTGGTACCATTATTCAAGGACCGTGTTAATATCGGGCAGATAGATATCGACTCCCACACCCCTGATCCCTTTACAGTTGAAGATGAACGTTTTCTGGAATGGATCAATGAAAATGTGGCGAAAAATATATAA
- the xrtF gene encoding exosortase family protein XrtF, with the protein MKALLFKYKSVLRFVALFLGSYLVLSLLYGLYLKIAEGSEYPPDIITHLVARQSSSVINSLGYVASVVPGSSEPTMQLYVENKFLARIIEGCNAVSIIILFTAFVIAFAERFKKTFLFILAGAVLIYAVNILRIVILAVALYEYPQHKELLHGVVFPGLIYGMVFVLWMMWIRMLKLKTLSDEKQG; encoded by the coding sequence TTGAAAGCACTTCTTTTTAAATATAAATCTGTTCTTCGATTTGTCGCATTATTCCTTGGTTCCTATCTGGTGCTATCGCTGCTTTATGGTTTATATCTTAAAATAGCTGAAGGAAGTGAGTATCCCCCCGATATTATAACGCATCTTGTAGCCAGACAATCCAGTAGTGTGATCAACTCTCTTGGATATGTTGCCTCTGTTGTACCAGGCTCTTCAGAACCTACAATGCAGTTATATGTGGAGAATAAATTTCTGGCACGAATCATAGAGGGCTGTAATGCCGTGAGTATAATTATATTATTTACAGCATTTGTAATCGCTTTTGCCGAAAGATTTAAAAAGACATTTCTCTTTATACTTGCCGGAGCCGTTCTTATTTACGCAGTAAACATTTTACGTATTGTTATTCTGGCAGTTGCTTTGTACGAGTATCCCCAGCATAAGGAATTACTACATGGAGTTGTATTTCCCGGCCTTATCTATGGGATGGTGTTCGTACTATGGATGATGTGGATCCGTATGCTGAAATTAAAAACACTTTCGGATGAAAAACAGGGTTAA
- a CDS encoding exosortase F system-associated membrane protein, whose protein sequence is MKNRVKIILIVILAFGLILIRQFEDKLFYDPLLEFFKTDHSTQPLPEMELYKLYANIILRYLLNTILSLIILWVAFGSKSILKLSALLFTGLFFLFFIAFVLLINTSAAGDHMALFYVRRFLIQPIFLLLLLPAFYFHRRS, encoded by the coding sequence ATGAAAAACAGGGTTAAAATAATACTTATCGTGATTTTAGCCTTTGGCCTCATTCTAATAAGGCAGTTTGAGGATAAACTATTCTATGATCCTTTGCTGGAATTCTTTAAGACCGATCACAGCACCCAACCTCTTCCTGAGATGGAATTATATAAATTATATGCGAACATTATTCTGAGATATTTATTGAACACTATTTTGTCGCTGATCATTCTTTGGGTGGCATTTGGTAGTAAAAGTATTTTAAAACTATCGGCTTTACTCTTTACCGGACTTTTCTTCCTTTTCTTCATTGCGTTTGTGCTTCTTATCAATACCTCTGCCGCGGGCGATCACATGGCGTTGTTTTACGTAAGGCGTTTCCTCATTCAACCGATATTTCTTCTTTTATTATTACCTGCGTTTTACTTTCACAGAAGAAGTTAG
- a CDS encoding DUF3347 domain-containing protein, translating to MRTSIYTAILLLAFLNYSCGDEKKGSDSTEPEVKTVEQKFEHKAEKIEASFKDEDLSMIFSQYIDLKTALINSDAAAASQSAAVLTKAFANKGVDEASLSTVKKIEATKDIEAQRSAFVGVTNTVEELLKDGLESGKLFKQYCPMAFKNTGAYWLSETKEIANPYFGEKMYRCGRIDSIIQ from the coding sequence ATGAGGACTTCAATTTATACCGCAATCTTACTATTGGCATTCTTAAACTACTCCTGTGGAGACGAAAAGAAAGGAAGTGATTCTACAGAGCCGGAAGTAAAAACGGTAGAACAAAAATTTGAACATAAAGCAGAGAAAATCGAAGCTAGTTTTAAGGACGAAGATCTATCGATGATCTTCTCGCAATATATCGATCTAAAAACGGCTTTGATAAATTCGGATGCGGCTGCCGCATCTCAATCGGCTGCTGTTTTAACCAAAGCCTTCGCCAATAAAGGTGTTGATGAGGCATCCCTTTCAACAGTTAAAAAGATCGAGGCTACTAAAGATATCGAAGCCCAGCGATCTGCTTTTGTTGGAGTGACCAATACAGTTGAGGAATTGCTAAAGGACGGGCTGGAAAGCGGAAAACTTTTCAAGCAATATTGCCCCATGGCCTTTAAGAATACAGGAGCGTACTGGCTTAGTGAAACCAAGGAGATCGCGAATCCTTATTTTGGAGAAAAAATGTACAGATGTGGCAGGATAGACTCCATCATCCAATAA
- a CDS encoding HYC_CC_PP family protein has translation MISILLSLLMLASSSGIAYAKHYCGDYEMLSEITLGEKDLSCGMVMEIPACDQEEENEHNCCDNQYTKVDTDDTFNKSSFEVNLNQDFVLAFVSVFVLRSVDNFPSENHFFIDYIPPPLDRDFQVLYESFLI, from the coding sequence ATGATCTCCATATTACTTTCCCTCCTCATGCTGGCCAGCAGCAGTGGGATAGCCTATGCAAAGCATTACTGTGGAGATTACGAAATGCTCTCCGAGATCACACTAGGTGAAAAAGACCTTTCCTGTGGAATGGTGATGGAGATCCCAGCCTGCGACCAGGAGGAGGAAAATGAGCACAATTGTTGTGACAATCAATATACCAAGGTCGATACAGATGACACCTTTAATAAGTCTTCTTTCGAAGTAAATCTAAATCAGGACTTTGTTCTGGCTTTTGTTTCTGTATTCGTACTTAGATCGGTAGATAACTTTCCTTCAGAAAACCATTTCTTTATAGATTATATCCCGCCACCCCTCGATAGAGACTTTCAGGTGCTATACGAATCTTTCCTAATTTGA
- a CDS encoding acetolactate decarboxylase has protein sequence MKILIAISTVAILTFQGCNQQTNNTVKGVQYAGALQEIMGGNLDASITLKELQETPDLYALGAAEGLKGEIQIFNSKPYVSKVTPEQLVVENDFTSNAALLVYAQVPEWQEVSIPKAILTLKQFEDFLEYTALKAEIDTSKPFPFMIEGHIRKINWHVVNWNENNVNHSREAHMASGLNGIVVEENVEIIGFYSKDHKGVFTHHNANWHMHFRAKDQNLAGHLDDLLLGEYMTLKLPKQL, from the coding sequence ATGAAAATATTAATAGCAATTAGCACTGTAGCAATATTAACGTTTCAGGGCTGTAACCAGCAGACAAATAACACTGTAAAAGGTGTACAGTATGCTGGCGCATTGCAAGAGATAATGGGTGGGAATTTAGATGCCTCTATTACTCTTAAAGAGTTGCAGGAGACACCAGATCTTTATGCGCTGGGCGCTGCAGAAGGCCTTAAAGGCGAGATCCAAATCTTCAATTCGAAACCTTATGTGAGCAAAGTGACTCCTGAGCAACTGGTAGTGGAAAACGATTTCACTAGTAACGCGGCTCTCCTTGTTTATGCCCAGGTTCCCGAGTGGCAGGAGGTTTCCATACCAAAGGCGATCCTTACTTTAAAACAATTTGAAGATTTCCTTGAATATACAGCCTTAAAGGCAGAAATTGATACTTCAAAGCCGTTTCCTTTTATGATAGAAGGACACATTCGAAAGATCAACTGGCACGTTGTTAACTGGAATGAGAACAATGTAAATCACTCCAGGGAAGCCCATATGGCTTCCGGACTCAACGGGATAGTTGTGGAAGAGAATGTGGAGATCATCGGATTCTATTCTAAAGATCACAAAGGTGTGTTTACGCATCACAATGCCAACTGGCACATGCATTTCAGAGCGAAGGACCAGAACCTGGCAGGCCATCTCGACGATCTTTTATTGGGAGAGTATATGACACTTAAGCTACCAAAGCAGCTGTAA
- a CDS encoding heavy metal translocating P-type ATPase has protein sequence MKHTYTITGMTCEGCKASVTQALNALDEIQDVKVDLSKGEAEITMMSHVDTSVLQKALDDKYTITEKKTTNIFGASEASELDTKKSKFQQLKPLFIIFGYILVAAVLLNYNSWNTADFMLDFMGLFFIVFSFFKILDLRGFPSSFRIYDPLAKVFAPYAWSYPFIETALGLMFLMRYEVNIALIITLVILGITTVGVLRTLLSKKAITCACLGTALKLPMTEATFIENAIMIIMAVYMIFKNGML, from the coding sequence ATGAAACATACATATACTATTACCGGTATGACCTGCGAAGGATGCAAGGCATCGGTAACGCAGGCACTTAATGCCCTGGATGAAATTCAGGATGTTAAGGTGGATCTCTCTAAAGGAGAGGCCGAAATAACGATGATGTCTCACGTGGATACTTCAGTGCTTCAGAAGGCACTGGATGACAAGTACACGATCACTGAAAAGAAAACCACCAATATTTTTGGGGCCAGTGAAGCGAGTGAATTAGATACTAAAAAATCTAAATTCCAGCAGTTGAAACCCCTTTTCATCATCTTCGGATATATATTAGTGGCAGCGGTATTGCTCAATTATAACAGCTGGAATACGGCAGATTTTATGCTGGACTTCATGGGGCTGTTCTTTATTGTTTTCAGTTTCTTTAAGATCCTAGACTTAAGAGGATTTCCATCCTCGTTCCGAATTTACGACCCCCTGGCAAAGGTTTTTGCGCCCTACGCCTGGAGCTATCCTTTTATTGAAACAGCTCTCGGACTGATGTTTCTTATGCGATATGAGGTGAATATTGCTTTGATCATCACCCTTGTTATACTTGGAATTACGACAGTGGGTGTCTTGCGCACCTTACTCAGCAAAAAAGCCATCACTTGTGCTTGCCTGGGTACTGCACTCAAATTGCCTATGACAGAAGCCACTTTCATTGAAAACGCCATCATGATCATCATGGCAGTGTATATGATCTTTAAAAACGGGATGCTATGA
- a CDS encoding TonB-dependent receptor, whose translation MKKLMMILLWLPLCAYAQQQLEGTVVEVNNKNEEIGLEGASVYWLDTSVGTITDFDGNFEIPYKDEYTRLVISYVGFRTDTISVSGPEKIKHRLQLKGDLGEVVVKSRRKSSATSYLQSQNVINVSSAELLKAACCNLSESFETNPSIDVNFADAVSGTRQIKMLGLTSPYILITTENVPSIRGAAQAYGLSFIPGTWVESIQITKGAGSVVNGFESITGQINAELQKPTLDDKFFVNAYGSMNGRLELNTHLNTRVSDRWSTGLYVHGNLRDTKFDKNDDGFLDTPLAQQINVMNRWQYTDTEHGFVSFFNIRFLNDEKQTGQVDFNPDTDKFTRNAWGSEIDTRRIDLSGKLGYVNPDIPYQSAGVQLAFSNHDQESYFGFNQYDITHNSLYANALYNSIIGDSRHKVKAGVSFTYDAYEELVNTTQYGRKENSVGAFFEYAYDNLGDLNATMGIRIDQHNLLGTFITPRLHVRYTPWEKSAFRISAGRGKRSANIFTENQNFFSSSRSITILDEGGSIYGLDPEIAWNYGFSYLQGFNLFGRQADITFDFYRTDFENQVVVDWETPGEIRFYNLKGESYANNFQTEFNYDITEHLDLRMAYKYYDVMTTYGNEKLDRPLTPNHRIFANSSARTNIKENGSHWKFDATYNWLSEQRFPSTVGNPVQYRLPDYSPSVGTLNVQVTKVFSPTFEIYVGGENVANVKQSDPIVASEVPFDPAFDTTFVYGPIFGSMYYTGLRFKIE comes from the coding sequence ATGAAGAAGTTAATGATGATTTTGTTATGGCTCCCACTGTGTGCCTATGCCCAACAGCAATTGGAAGGAACGGTAGTGGAAGTGAACAATAAGAACGAGGAGATCGGTCTGGAAGGGGCTAGTGTATACTGGCTGGATACCTCGGTGGGCACGATCACAGATTTCGACGGGAATTTTGAAATTCCGTATAAAGATGAATATACCAGGCTTGTGATAAGCTATGTAGGATTTAGAACCGATACGATCTCGGTTTCAGGACCTGAGAAGATCAAGCATCGCTTGCAACTAAAAGGTGATTTGGGAGAGGTAGTGGTAAAATCGAGGCGTAAATCGAGTGCGACCTCTTACCTGCAATCCCAAAATGTGATCAATGTAAGTAGTGCCGAACTCTTGAAGGCGGCCTGCTGTAATCTGTCTGAAAGTTTTGAAACCAATCCGTCTATCGATGTAAACTTTGCCGATGCGGTTTCCGGGACCCGCCAGATCAAAATGCTTGGTTTAACCAGTCCATATATCCTTATAACTACCGAAAATGTCCCTTCCATACGAGGTGCTGCGCAGGCATATGGCCTTAGCTTTATTCCCGGTACCTGGGTGGAGAGTATTCAGATCACCAAGGGAGCGGGGAGTGTAGTGAACGGGTTTGAGAGTATCACCGGGCAGATCAATGCAGAGCTTCAAAAGCCTACGCTGGACGATAAGTTCTTTGTAAATGCCTATGGCTCTATGAATGGCCGTTTGGAACTTAATACTCACCTTAACACTCGGGTAAGTGACAGATGGAGTACCGGCTTGTATGTGCATGGCAATCTAAGAGATACTAAATTCGACAAGAACGATGATGGTTTCCTGGATACGCCACTTGCACAGCAGATCAACGTAATGAATCGTTGGCAATACACAGATACTGAACATGGGTTTGTGAGCTTTTTTAATATACGTTTTCTGAATGATGAAAAGCAAACCGGACAGGTTGATTTCAACCCTGATACGGATAAGTTCACCAGAAATGCCTGGGGGAGTGAGATCGATACCCGGAGAATTGACCTATCAGGGAAATTGGGATATGTAAACCCTGATATTCCTTACCAGAGTGCTGGTGTTCAGCTGGCCTTTAGTAATCATGATCAGGAGTCGTATTTCGGCTTTAATCAATATGATATCACTCATAACAGTTTGTACGCAAATGCCTTGTATAATAGTATTATTGGTGATTCAAGGCATAAGGTTAAGGCAGGGGTTAGTTTCACCTACGATGCTTATGAAGAATTGGTAAATACTACCCAATATGGTAGAAAAGAGAATTCGGTGGGGGCATTTTTCGAATACGCCTACGATAACCTCGGCGATCTCAATGCGACTATGGGTATTCGTATCGATCAACATAACCTGTTGGGAACTTTTATAACACCACGGTTGCATGTTAGGTATACTCCCTGGGAGAAATCTGCCTTCAGGATCTCGGCAGGCCGTGGAAAACGTTCGGCTAATATCTTTACCGAAAACCAGAATTTCTTCTCGTCATCGAGAAGCATCACTATTTTGGATGAAGGAGGCAGCATTTATGGACTGGACCCCGAGATCGCATGGAATTACGGATTTTCATATTTACAGGGTTTCAATCTTTTTGGAAGGCAGGCCGACATTACGTTCGACTTTTATCGCACCGATTTTGAAAACCAGGTGGTTGTGGATTGGGAAACCCCTGGAGAGATTCGTTTTTATAATCTGAAGGGTGAAAGTTATGCCAATAACTTCCAAACAGAATTTAATTATGATATCACAGAACATTTGGACTTACGGATGGCCTATAAATATTATGATGTAATGACAACCTATGGAAATGAAAAACTCGATAGGCCCTTAACTCCTAATCACAGGATTTTTGCAAATAGCTCTGCAAGAACCAATATAAAGGAGAATGGTAGCCATTGGAAATTCGATGCAACCTACAATTGGCTTAGTGAGCAAAGATTTCCATCAACCGTTGGGAATCCTGTACAATACAGGCTTCCAGATTATTCACCTTCTGTAGGAACGTTAAATGTTCAGGTTACTAAGGTATTTTCTCCTACATTTGAGATATACGTAGGAGGTGAAAATGTAGCTAATGTTAAACAAAGTGATCCTATAGTGGCTTCTGAAGTCCCTTTCGATCCGGCCTTTGATACAACTTTTGTTTATGGTCCGATCTTTGGTAGTATGTATTACACCGGATTACGTTTTAAAATTGAATAA
- a CDS encoding heavy-metal-associated domain-containing protein, whose translation MKRLLVVTLVFFTMATTYGQNKSARAVIEVDGVCGMCKERIEKASIRTKGVKSAVWSIETHELSLIYDERKTNLKTIQANIAAVGHDTKAIKATEEAYLSVHECCRYRDLAVKNEHKKN comes from the coding sequence ATGAAACGATTATTAGTAGTTACCCTGGTATTCTTTACGATGGCCACCACTTATGGTCAGAATAAAAGTGCACGTGCCGTCATTGAAGTTGATGGTGTGTGTGGTATGTGTAAAGAACGTATAGAGAAAGCATCCATTAGAACCAAGGGTGTGAAATCGGCAGTGTGGAGTATAGAAACTCACGAGTTAAGCCTTATCTATGATGAAAGGAAAACAAACCTGAAGACCATACAGGCGAATATAGCTGCTGTTGGTCACGATACAAAAGCAATCAAAGCAACCGAAGAAGCTTATTTATCGGTTCATGAATGCTGTAGGTACAGGGACCTGGCCGTTAAGAATGAACACAAGAAAAACTAG